One Cicer arietinum cultivar CDC Frontier isolate Library 1 chromosome 8, Cicar.CDCFrontier_v2.0, whole genome shotgun sequence DNA segment encodes these proteins:
- the CAMKK6 gene encoding mitogen-activated protein kinase kinase 6, with protein MKTKTPLKQLKLSVPAQQTPITSFLTASGTFHDGDLLLNQKGLRLISEEKESRPSDAKDLEFDFTLDDLETIKVIGKGSGGVVQLVRHKWVGKLFALKVIQMNIQEDIRKQIVQELKINQASLCPHVVVCYHSFYHNGVISLVLEYMDRGSLVDVIRQVNTILEPYLAVVCKQVLQGLVYLHNERHVIHRDIKPSNLLVNHKGEVKITDFGVSAMLASSMGQRDTFVGTYNYMSPERISGSTYDYSCDIWSLGMVVLECAIGRFPYIQSEDQQAWPSFYELLAAIVESPPPSAPPDQFSPEFCSFVSSCIKKDPRERSTSLELLDHPFIKKFEDKDLDLGILVGSLEPPINFTR; from the exons ATGAAAACCAAGACGCCATTGAAGCAGCTCAAGCTCTCTGTTCCTGCTCAACAAACACCCATCACTTCATTTCT GACTGCAAGTGGCACATTTCATGATGGAGATCTGCTCTTGAACCAAAAAGGGTTGCGTTTAATCTCTGAAGAAAAGGAATCAAGG CCTTCAGATGCTAAGGATCTCGAATTCGACTTCACGTTGGACGACCTTGAGACCATCAAAGTAATCGGAAAAGGAAGTGGTGGCGTAGTGCAACTCGTTCGCCATAAGTGGGTCGGAAAATTGTTTGCTTTGAAG GTAATTCAGATGAATATACAAGAGGATATTAGGAAACAGATTGTTCAGGAGCTGAAAATAAACCAAGCATCATTATGTCCACATGTTGTAGTTTGCTACCATTCATTCTATCATAATGGAGTTATATCTCTTGTATTAGAATACATGGATCGTGGTTCTCTAGTAGATGTAATCAGACAAGTTAATACAATTCTCGAACCATATCTTGCTGTGGTTTGTAAGCAG GTGTTACAGGGTCTTGTTTACTTGCACAATGAAAGACATGTAATACATAGAGACATAAAACCATCCAATCTTTTAGTAAATCACAAAGGGGAAGTGAAGATTACTGATTTTGGTGTTAGTGCTATGCTGGCTAGTTCAATGGGCCAAAGAGATACATTTGTTGGAACTTATAATTACATGTCG CCGGAAAGAATCAGTGGGAGTACTTATGATTACAGCTGTGACATATGGAGTTTGGGGATGGTAGTACTTGAGTGTGCTATAGGACGGTTTCCTTATATACAATCTGAAGATCAACAAGCATGGCCTAGTTTCTATGAGCTTTTGGCAGCAATTGTGGAAAGTCCCCCACCTTCAGCTCCTCCTGATCAGTTCTCCCCTGAGTtctgttcatttgtgtcatcctG CATAAAAAAGGATCCTCGTGAAAGATCAACGTCCTTAGAGCTTCTG GATCATCCTTTCATAAAAAAGTTTGAAGATAAAGATCTAGATCTTGGAATTTTAGTAGGTAGCTTGGAACCTCCTATAAATTTTACCAGATGA
- the LOC101494345 gene encoding small ribosomal subunit protein cS23-like, translated as MNMNMLHSSSISATSTTFSLSSFPHIKTNDIKNTKTNPFFSHSHVSTRFTASSAVAQDAISLQSSPSLQSQKLGVVVKPTDKPRLVLKFVWMEKNIGIALDQMVPGHGTVPLSPYYFWPRKDAWEELKELLESKPWISQKQMIILLNQATDIINLWQQSGGNLS; from the exons ATGAATATGAATATGTTACATTCATCATCAATTTCTGCTACTTCAACAACCTTTTCACTTTCATCTTTTCCACACATCAAAACCAACGACATTAAGAACACCAAAACAAACCCTTTCTTCTCACACTCACATGTTTCCACACGTTTCACTGCTTCTTCTGCTGTTGCTCAAGATGCCATTTCTTTGCAATCTTCTCCTTCTCTTCAATCTCAG AAGCTAGGAGTGGTTGTGAAACCAACAGACAAACCAAGACTTGTGTTAAAGTTCGTTTGGATGGAGAAGAACATTGGTATTGCACTTGACCAAATGGTACCTGGTCATGGCACTGTTCCTCTCAGTCCTTATTACTTTTGGCCAAGGAAAGATGCTTGGGAAGAACTCAAGGAATTACTAGAGAGTAAGCCATGGATATCTCAAAAGCAAATGATTATTCTTCTCAATCAAGCCACTGATATTATCAATTTGTGGCAGCAAAGTGGTGGTAACTTGTCCTAG
- the LOC101494657 gene encoding glucan endo-1,3-beta-glucosidase 13-like: MSRGFWFILTSASLFLLLLDCCHGSFVGICYGRNADDLPSPDKVAQLVQDHKIKYVRIYDSNIQVLKAFTNTGVELMIGIPNLDLLPFSQFQTNADTWLRNNILPYYPATKITYITVGAEVTESPENVSALVVPAMTNVLTALKKAGLHKKIKVSSTHSLGVLSRSFPPSAGAFDSRHARFLKPLLEFLAENQSPFMIDLYPYYAFRDSPNKVPLDYALFESSSEVIDPNTGLLYTNMFDAQIDAIYFALMALNFRTIKVMVTETGWPSKGSPKETAATPDNAQTYNTNLIRHIINETGTPAKPDEELDVYVFSLFNENRKPGLESERNWGLFYPDQTSVYSLDFTGRSPVDMNADANATRSNGTTTTWCIASSKATQMDLQNAINWACGTSGNVDCTAIQPSQPCFQPDNLVSHASYAFNSYYQQNGASDVACSFGGTGVIVDKDPTYDDCIYTRTGNNQTMTSNNNTTAAITSSRSSSSKQVYSSISSALLLTFLLFLFDLERA; this comes from the exons ATGTCAAGAGGGTTTTGGTTCATCTTAACTTCTGCATCACTTTTCCTTTTGCTTCTTG ATTGTTGCCATGGAAGTTTTGTTGGAATTTGCTATGGAAGAAATGCTGATGACCTCCCTTCACCTGATAAGGTGGCACAGTTGGTTCAAGATCACAAAATCAAATATGTAAGAATCTATGATTCCAATATACAAGTTCTAAAGGCTTTCACAAACACCGGAGTCGAACTTATGATCGGAATTCCAAATCTAGATTTGCTTCCATTCTCTCAGTTCCAAACTAATGCAGACACTTGGCTGAGAAACAACATCCTTCCTTATTATCCAGCCACTAAGATCACATACATAACTGTTGGAGCCGAAGTCACAGAAAGTCCTGAAAATGTTTCCGCATTGGTCGTGCCAGCCATGACTAATGTCCTAACAGCACTCAAGAAAGCTGGACTTCATAAGAAGATAAAAGTTTCCAGTACTCATTCCCTCGGCGTTTTGTCTCGATCATTTCCTCCTTCTGCTGGTGCTTTCGATAGCAGGCATGCTCGTTTCCTGAAGCCACTTCTAGAATTTCTTGCGGAAAATCAGTCGCCTTTTATGATCGATCTTTATCCTTATTACGCATTCCGAGACTCTCCAAACAAAGTGCCATTGGACTATGCATTGTTCGAGTCGTCATCTGAAGTTATTGATCCTAACACCGGTTTGCTGTATACAAACATGTTTGATGCTCAAATTGATGCTATTTACTTTGCATTGATGGCTTTGAATTTCAGAACAATTAAAGTCATGGTTACCGAAACGGGTTGGCCTTCAAAAGGTTCACCTAAGGAGACAGCTGCTACACCTGATAATGCACAAACATATAACACCAATCTGATAAGACATATTATCAACGAAACCGGTACACCTGCAAAGCCGGACGAAGAGCTAGACGTCTATGTTTTTTCGTTGTTTAACGAAAATAGGAAGCCGGGTTTGGAATCTGAGAGGAACTGGGGATTATTTTATCCGGATCAAACGAGTGTTTATAGCCTAGATTTCACTGGAAGAAGCCCTGTTGATATGAATGCGGACGCGAATGCAACTAGGTCAAATGGAACAACAACGACATGGTGCATTGCTTCGAGTAAGGCGACACAAATGGATTTACAGAATGCAATAAATTGGGCTTGTGGTACTTCTGGAAATGTGGATTGTACTGCTATTCAGCCTAGTCAGCCGTGTTTTCAGCCGGATAATTTAGTCTCGCATGCGTCGTATGCTTTTAATAGCTATTATCAGCAAAATGGAGCTTCTGATGTTGCTTGTAGTTTTGGAGGGACTGGTGTAATTGTTGATAAGGATCCAA CCTATGACGACTGCATCTACACGAGAACCGG AAATAACCAAACTATGACAAGTAATAATAACACAACAGCAGCAATAACTTCAAGTCGATCCTCTTCAAGCAAACAAGTTTACTCATCAATCTCTAGTGCTCTTCTTTTAACCTTTCTCCTCTTCCTTTTCGATCTCGAACGAGCTTAA
- the LOC101495303 gene encoding profilin-4, with amino-acid sequence MSWQTYVDEHLMCDIEGTGHQLSAAAIVGHDGSVWAQSNSFPQFKSNEINGIMKDFDEPGHLAPTGLYIGGTKYMVIQGEPGAVIRGKKGSGGITIKKTGQALVFGVYEEPVTPGQCNMVVERLGDYLVDQGL; translated from the exons ATGTCGTGGCAAACTTATGTAGATGAACATTTGATGTGTGATATTGAAGGCACCGGCCACCAACTCTCGGCCGCCGCTATCGTCGGCCACGACGGTTCTGTTTGGGCTCAAAGCAATTCCTTCCCTCAG TTTAAATCAAATGAAATTAATGGTATCATGAAAGATTTTGACGAACCTGGCCATCTTGCCCCTACCGGCTTATACATTGGAGGAACCAAATACATGGTTATCCAAGGAGAGCCTGGAGCTGTCATTCGTGGAAAAAAG GGATCTGGAGGTATAACCATAAAGAAAACTGGTCAAGCTCTAGTTTTTGGCGTCTATGAGGAACCTGTTACTCCTGGACAATGCAACATGGTTGTTGAGAGGTTGGGAGATTACCTCGTTGATCAGGGTCTCTAG
- the LOC101494978 gene encoding uncharacterized protein — MDPCPFVRLTIESLSLNIPSPTKSSQLSGIHPSTTPCFCNIRIPNFPSQTALLPLSSSSSSSPETTTSAEGFHLDAAAHRRLSSKPIPLRVSVFTGSMATTCGITNSKLLGRVVINIDLSNCLSRSTMFHSGWLVLGKKKKKQNEKGFEPELKGSTRIHLVVRSEPDPRFVFQFGGEPECSPVVFQIRENNIRQPVFSCKFSADRNSRSRSNASDFANTPSRWRRTLKGVRDRHGKERKGWMIIVHDLSGSPVAAASMVTPFVPSPSSDRVSRSNPGAWLILRPNSAFSSMSSWKPWGRLEAWRERGHEDGLGYKFELVTENNGIPIAESTMNMKKGGSFCID, encoded by the exons ATGGATCCTTGTCCTTTTGTGCGTCTTACAATTGAATCTCTATCTTTAAACATTCCCTCACCAACAAAATCATCACAACTTTCAGGTATTCATCCTTCAACAACACCATGCTTTTGCAACATTCGCATACCAAATTTCCCTTCTCAAACCGCACTTCTCCCGctgtcttcatcatcttcatcttcaccCGAAACAACCACCTCCGCCGAAGGCTTCCACCTCGACGCGGCCGCACACCGACGTCTCTCGAGCAAACCGATTCCTCTTCGTGTCTCGGTTTTCACTGGAAGCATGGCAACAACATGTGGAAtcacaaattcaaaattattggGTCGTGTTGTAATTAACATTGATCTTAGTAATTGTCTTTCTCGTTCTACTATGTTTCATAGTGGATGGCTTGTGttaggaaaaaagaaaaagaaacaaaatgagaaagGGTTTGAACCGGAGTTGAAGGGTTCGACTCGGATTCATTTGGTGGTTCGGTCTGAACCGGATCCGCGGTTCGTTTTTCAATTTGGTGGTGAACCGGAGTGTAGTCCTGTGGTTTTTCAAATTCGGGAGAATAATATTAGACAACCGGTTTTTAGTTGCAAGTTCAGTGCGGACCGGAACTCTAGATCAAG gTCTAATGCTTCAGATTTTGCAAACACTCCAAGTAGATGGAGAAGAACATTGAAAGGCGTAAGAGATCGTCatggaaaggaaagaaaaggttGGATGATAATTGTCCATGATCTCTCCGGCTCACCGGTTGCAGCTGCATCGATGGTAACCCCATTTGTCCCCTCCCCGAGTTCGGACAGAGTATCGAGATCAAATCCAGGTGCATGGCTCATTCTCCGTCCGAATAGCGCCTTTTCATCGATGAGTAGCTGGAAACCGTGGGGACGGTTAGAAGCATGGAGAGAAAGAGGTCATGAAGATGGCTTGGGATATAAGTTTGAACTTGTGACTGAAAATAATGGAATACCTATTGCTGAATCCACAATGAATATGAAAAAAGGTGGTTCATTTTgcattgattaa
- the LOC101495628 gene encoding pentatricopeptide repeat-containing protein At4g15720, producing MKPNLVKSLSSSFSLSLSRHHQNSPFSFHTNINIHSNVRNLQTCNDLTHSHVVKSGFSNDTFTNNNLIKSYIKIVKIDHAHKLFDEMPQRNVVSWTLLMAGYVGLGQPDMALCLFHQMKTTFVMPNEFTFSTLINACSILAKLEIGRRIHALVEVFGYRSDLVVSSSLIDMYGKCNCVDEARLIFDIMCVRNVVSWTSMITAYSQNGQGHLALQLLREFNHFRLEKPNHFMLCSAVSACASLGRLGSGKITHGVVVRLGHDANDVIASALVDMYAKCGCVSYSDKVFRRISNPSVVPYTSMIVGAAKYGLGTLSLRLFQEMIDRSIKPNGITFVGVLHACSHSGLIDKGLELFNCMNGKHGVIPDARHYTCIVDMLGRVGRIDEAHQLAKSVQVGSEDEALLWGTLLSASRLHGRVDIALEASNRVIESNQQVAAAYVILSNTYASAGDWENVHNLRSEMKRTGVFKEPGSSWIEIKESTYLFHARDTSNYSQRKEILSLLRELEGRMKERGHVGVTTGLVFVDVEEEAKEEIVSLHSEKLALAFGLLNTSKGITIRIMKNLRMCMDCHEAFKVISDIVEREFIVRDLNRFHHFKNGSCTCGDFW from the coding sequence ATGAAGCCCAATTTGGTAAAATCACTttcctcttctttttctttatccCTTTCACGCCATCACCAAAACTCACCCTTCTCTTTCCACACTAATATCAATATCCATTCCAACGTTCGAAACCTCCAAACTTGTAACGATTTAACCCATTCCCACGTTGTCAAATCTGGTTTTTCGAATGACACTTTTACCAACAACAATCTTATTAAATCCTATATTAAAATCGTTAAAATCGACCATGCACATAAACTGTTTGACGAAATGCCTCAACGAAATGTTGTGTCTTGGACTTTGCTTATGGCTGGTTATGTTGGCCTGGGTCAACCCGATATGGCACTATGTCTGTTTCATCAAATGAAAACAACGTTTGTTATGCCGaatgaattcactttttctACTCTCATCAATGCGTGTTCTATCCTTGCAAAACTTGAGATTGGTAGAAGAATTCATGCTCTTGTTGAGGTTTTTGGTTACCGTTCTGATCTTGTTGTGTCTTCTTCACTTATTGATATGTATGGGAAATGTAACTGTGTCGATGAAGCCCGGTTGATTTTTGACATCATGTGTGTAAGAAATGTGGTTTCTTGGACTTCGATGATCACTGCGTATTCTCAGAATGGACAAGGTCACCTTGCGTTACAATTGTTAAGGGAATTCAATCATTTTAGGCTGGAAAAACCGAATCATTTCATGTTATGTAGTGCAGTTAGCGCTTGTGCGAGCTTGGGGAGGTTAGGTTCGGGGAAGATCACTCATGGGGTGGTTGTTCGTCTTGGACATGATGCAAATGATGTGATTGCTAGTGCACTTGTTGACATGTATGCTAAATGTGGTTGTGTTAGTTATTCTGACAAAGTCTTTAGGAGAATCTCCAATCCTTCAGTTGTTCCCTATACTTCAATGATTGTAGGTGCTGCAAAGTATGGACTAGGGACATTGTCTTTAAGACTATTTCAAGAAATGATTGATAGAAGTATAAAACCAAATGGCATCACCTTCGTTGGGGTCTTACATGCTTGCAGCCATTCGGGGCTTATAGATAAAGGGCTTGAGCTTTTTAATTGCATGAATGGAAAACATGGGGTGATACCAGATGCAAGGCATTATACGTGCATCGTAGATATGCTTGGTCGAGTTGGGCGTATTGATGAAGCACATCAGTTAGCAAAATCAGTTCAAGTTGGAAGTGAGGATGAAGCTTTGTTGTGGGGGACACTCCTTTCAGCTAGTAGGCTTCATGGTAGGGTAGACATTGCCCTTGAAGCCAGCAATCGGGTAATAGAATCAAACCAACAAGTAGCAGCTGCATATGTTATATTGTCGAACACATATGCATCAGCAGGAGATTGGGAGAATGTTCACAACTTAAGATCCGAAATGAAGCGTACCGGAGTTTTCAAGGAACCTGGAAGTAGTTGGATTGAGATAAAGGAATCAACTTATCTGTTCCATGCTAGAGATACCTCTAATTATAGTCAAAGAAAGGAGATACTGAGCCTGCTAAGGGAATTGGAAGGGAGAATGAAAGAGAGGGGGCATGTCGGAGTGACAACCGGGTTGGTGTTTGTTGATGTCGAAGAGGAAGCCAAAGAAGAAATTGTAAGTTTACACAGTGAGAAACTTGCCTTGGCGTTTGGATTATTAAACACGTCTAAAGGAATCACGATCAGAATAATGAAGAACTTGAGAATGTGCATGGATTGTCATGAGGCCTTTAAGGTTATTAGTGATATTGTAGAGAGAGAATTTATTGTGAGAGATTTGAACAGGTTTCATCATTTCAAAAATGGATCATGCACATGCGGAGATTTTTGGTAA
- the LOC101495951 gene encoding acid phosphatase 1: MDSVARLTIILFLSLIGYISSESIIRLPSEKKISGEYCDSWRLAVETNNVGAWKQIPASCVDSVAEYMIGEQYKRDCDVVGEYSYEFAKRVAFGGDGRDAWVFDIDETLLSNVPYYKTVGFGSEFFNETSFNDWVKLADAPALPSSLSLYKKLLELGFRIFLLTGRSEYQRNATETNLLFSGYRNWDRLILRGPYDQGKPAIRFKSEKREELVSEGYRIHGSSGDQWSDLWGFAVASRSFKLPNPMYFIA, translated from the exons ATGGATTCCGTCGCCCGGCTCACAATCATTCTATTTCTCTCATTGATCGGTTACATATCTTCGGAATCGATCATCAGACTCCCgtcggaaaaaaaaatatccGGCGAGTATTGTGATAGCTGGAGGCTAGCGGTGGAGACGAACAACGTCGGAGCATGGAAGCAGATTCCGGCGAGTTGTGTGGATTCGGTAGCGGAATATATGATTGGAGAACAGTACAAGAGGGATTGCGATGTGGTTGGGGAATATTCGTATGAATTTGCGAAGCGCGTGGCGTTTGGAGGTGACGGAAGAGACGCGTGGGTGTTTGATATCGATGAGACGCTTCTTTCCAATGTTCCTTACTACAAAACCGTTGGATTCGG ATCAGAATTCTTCAATGAGACATCTTTCAATGATTGGGTGAAGTTGGCTGATGCCCCAGCATTGCCTTCTAGTTTGAGTTTGTACAAAAAGCTTCTGGAATTGGGCTTCAGGATATTTCTCTTAACTGGGAGAAGTGAGTATCAAAGGAATGCCACAGAGACTAACCTTTTATTTTCAGGGTACAGAAACTGGGATAGGCTCATCTTAAG AGGTCCTTATGATCAAGGGAAACCAGCAATTAGATTCAAGTCTGAGAAGAGAGAAGAGTTGGTGAGTGAAGGCTACAGGATCCATGGAAGCTCTGGAGATCAATGGAGTGATTTGTGGGGTTTCGCAGTGGCCTCGCGGTCTTTTAAACTCCCAAACCCAATGTATTTTATtgcttaa